Sequence from the Ereboglobus luteus genome:
GGGCACGATTTTGTGCGCACGCACAAGTGGGTGGTGTTCGGTCACCACTTCGCGGCGATTGCCGGGCCCGGGCCGCTGGTGGGACCGGTGCTCGCGGCGCAATTCGGTTATTTGCCGGGACTGTTGTGGATATTGGTCGGCGCGACGCTCGGCGGCGCGGTGCACGATTCGCTTATTTTATTTTGCTCGATTCGGCGCGGCGGAAAATCGCTCGGACAAATGGTGCGCGACGAGGTCGGCACGTTCGCGGGCGTGGTGGCGTTGATCAGCACGGTGGCGATTTTGATCATAATCATCGCGGTGCTTTCGCTCGTCGTGGTGAAGGCGCTCGCGGAAAGTCCGTGGGGCTTGTTCACGATTCTGGCGACGATTCCGATCGCGATGGTCATGGGCGTGGGACTGAAATCCGGCAAGGTGCACGTGGGCGCGGTGAGCGTGTTCGGCGTGGTGATGCTGATCCTGTCGGTGTTTGCCGGAAAATGGATTCAAGGCACGGCGCTCGAAGGCTGGCTGACGCTTGGCGGCGTGCCGCTGGCGTGGGGAATCATGGGCTACGGTTTGCTGGCGAGCGTGCTGCCGGTGTGGCTGCTGCTGGCGCCGCGCGATTACCTGAGCACGTTCATGAAAATCGGCGCGGTGGCGATGCTGGGCGTGGCAATTGTGTTTCTCGCGCCAACGCTGCACATGCCCGCGCTGACCAAGTTCACCGACGGCACGGGGCCGGTGTTCGCGGGCAAGGTGTTTCCGTTTTGTTTTATCACGATCGCGTGCGCGGCGATCTCGGGTTTTCACGCGCTGATATCGTCGGGCACGACGCCCAAGCTGCTCGCGCGCGAAAGGGACATCCGCGTGGTGGGCTACGGCGCGATGATCACCGAAATGCTCGTCGGCGTGATGGCGCTGGTCGCGGCATGCGCGATGCAACCGGGCGAATATTTTTCCATTAACATGACCGGCACCGCCGCCGAGGTGACGTCCAAGGTGACCGAGCTCGGCTTCCCCGTGAGCGAGGAGCAGATGGCGAAACTCGCGTCGGATGTCGGCGAAAAAACAATGATCGGACGCGCGGGCGGCGCGCCGACGTTTGCCGTGGGCATGGCGCGGATTTTCTCGAACGTGTTCAAGGATCCCACGGCGATGTCGCTGTGGTATCACTTCGCGATCATGTTCGAGGCGCTGTTTATATTGACGACGATCGACGCGGGCACGCGTGTGGGGCGGTTTCTTGTGCAGGATCTGCTCGGCTCGGTGTGGAAGCCGCTCGGCAACACAAAATCCTCCGCGGCGAACTGGGCCGCGAGCGTGTTGTTCGTGGCGGCTTGGGGATGGTTTTTGTATCAGGGCGTGGTCGATCCGCACGGCGGCATCAACTCGCTCTGGCCGATCTTCGGCGTGGCCAACCAGTTGCTCGCCGTGATCTCGCTTTCGCTTGGCGCGACGGTGCTCATCAAGATGGGGCGCGCGCGTTACGTGTGGGTGGCGTTCCTGCCGCTGGCGTGGTTGTTGTCGGTGACGATGACGGCGGGCTGGCAAAAGATTTTCGCCGCCGATCCGCGCCTGGGCTTCTTGAGCGCGGCGCGCGGGTTGAATGAAAAAATCGCCGCGGGCATCGGTTCGCCCGAGCAAGTCGCGATTTGGAAGCATCTCATTTTTAACAACTACGTGAACACGGGCGTGACGGCGATTTTCATGGTGCTCGTGCTGCTCATCGTCGGCGCCAGCGCGCGCTGCTGGTGGCTCATGCTGGTGAAAGGGCAAAAGCTGCCGCTGCATGAGGACTCGCGAGTCGAAGTGGCGGCGGAAGGCTGAGGCGCTTTCGCCGGAGTGTTTGTTTGCGCATGAGACGCTGATTGCGAAAGAGCATCTCATGCCAAAAGCGAATTGGGCTGGGCGGGCGCTTTGATCACCGGCTTGAAATTCGGCGGGGCAAAGTCTCCGTGCGTGTTTTTCAAAAAAAACGTGCAGCCGGTGCGGCAACCGCTATGTTGCCGGCATCATGGCAAATAGCAACGGACGCATTCTTGTCACCGGCGGCGCCGGATTCATCGGCAGCGCGCTCATCTGGGCGCTCAACAAACGCGGCTTCACCGACATCATCGTCACCGATATTCTCGGGCAGGAGGAGAAGTGGCGGAATCTCGTTCCGTTGAAATTCAGCGACTACATTGAGGCGGATGCATTCAGAAAAAAGATACACGAGACGCCCGCCGTGCTTGGAAAATTCGCCACCGTGTTTCACCTCGGCGCATGCTCGGCCACGACCGAGAAAAACGCCTCCTACCTCGTGGACAAC
This genomic interval carries:
- a CDS encoding carbon starvation CstA family protein, yielding MNNTPEQSKTKTGRPRLSPLAILAWAVVAVLLGISASIIALARGEPINAIWIVIASVCVFALAYRFHSSWLMAKVLTLDDMRATPAVAKSDGHDFVRTHKWVVFGHHFAAIAGPGPLVGPVLAAQFGYLPGLLWILVGATLGGAVHDSLILFCSIRRGGKSLGQMVRDEVGTFAGVVALISTVAILIIIIAVLSLVVVKALAESPWGLFTILATIPIAMVMGVGLKSGKVHVGAVSVFGVVMLILSVFAGKWIQGTALEGWLTLGGVPLAWGIMGYGLLASVLPVWLLLAPRDYLSTFMKIGAVAMLGVAIVFLAPTLHMPALTKFTDGTGPVFAGKVFPFCFITIACAAISGFHALISSGTTPKLLARERDIRVVGYGAMITEMLVGVMALVAACAMQPGEYFSINMTGTAAEVTSKVTELGFPVSEEQMAKLASDVGEKTMIGRAGGAPTFAVGMARIFSNVFKDPTAMSLWYHFAIMFEALFILTTIDAGTRVGRFLVQDLLGSVWKPLGNTKSSAANWAASVLFVAAWGWFLYQGVVDPHGGINSLWPIFGVANQLLAVISLSLGATVLIKMGRARYVWVAFLPLAWLLSVTMTAGWQKIFAADPRLGFLSAARGLNEKIAAGIGSPEQVAIWKHLIFNNYVNTGVTAIFMVLVLLIVGASARCWWLMLVKGQKLPLHEDSRVEVAAEG